The proteins below come from a single Dasypus novemcinctus isolate mDasNov1 chromosome 22, mDasNov1.1.hap2, whole genome shotgun sequence genomic window:
- the LOC105747173 gene encoding olfactory receptor 10C1-like codes for MSVQRFAFAPFSELPEQGSLFFTLILLLFLISLTGNTLVALAIWSSPGLHTPMYFFLANLSLLEIGYTCSVTPKMLQSLVSEARGISRQGCATQMFFFTFFAASECCLLAAMAFDRYLAICAPLHYATRMSRGVCVQLAGVSWGVGCLVGLGQTNYIFSLDFCGPCEINHFFCDLPPILALACGDTSHNEAAVFVVAVLCISSPFLLIIASYGRILAAVLVMPSPEGRHKALSTCSSHLLVVTLFYGSASITYLSPKASRSPGMDKILALFYTVLTSMLNPIIYSLRNKEVKAALWRILGRKRL; via the coding sequence ATGTCGGTGCAGCGCTTTGCCTTTGCCCCGTTCTCTGAGCTCCCTGAGCAGGGCTCCCTCTTCTTCACCCTCATCCTGCTTCTATTCCTGATATCATTGACGGGCAACACTCTTGTGGCCCTCGCCATCTGGAGCAGCCCTGGCCTTCACacgcccatgtacttcttcctggcCAACTTGTCCCTCTTGGAGATCGGCTACACTTGTTCTGTCACCCCCAAGATGCTGCAGAGCCTCGTGAGCGAGGCCCGAGGGATCTCTCGACAGGGCTGCGCCACGCAGATGTTCTTCTTCACGTTTTTTGCTGCTAGTGAGTGCTGCCTTCTGGCAGCCATGGCTTTTGACCGCTATTTGGCCATCTGCGCCCCACTCCACTATGCAACACGAATGAGTCGTGGGGTGTGTGTCCAACTGGCGGGAGTTTCTTGGGGGGTGGGATGCCTGGTGGGCTTGGGCCAGACCAACTATATTTTCTCCTTGGACTTCTGTGGCCCCTGTGAGATAAACCACTTCTTCTGTGACCTCCCACCCATCCTGGCACTGGCCTGTGGGGATACATCCCATAATGAGGCTGCGGTCTTTGTCGTGGCTGTCCTTTGCATATCCAGCCCATTTTTGCTGATCATTGCTTCCTATGGCAGAATTCTAGCTGCTGTGCTGGTCATGCCCTCACCTGAAGGCCGCCATAAAGCTCTttccacctgctcctcccacctgCTGGTAGTGACGCTCTTCTATGGCTCAGCATCCATCACCTACCTGAGTCCCAAGGCCAGCCGTTCTCCAGGCATGGACAAAATCCTTGCCCTCTTCTATACAGTGCTGACATCCATGCTCAACCCCATCATCTACAGTTTACGGAACAAGGAAGTCAAGGCAGCCCTCTGGAGAATTCTGGGAAGGAAAAGGCTCTGA